The following DNA comes from Alnus glutinosa chromosome 6, dhAlnGlut1.1, whole genome shotgun sequence.
GAGGGTTGTTCgatgttagatcattctataaCGTCCTTGTCCCCATGATGGTACTCACTGTCCTCGGAAGAGTATTTCACAAAATAAGGTCACATGAGAGTGTCATTCTTTGTTTGGTCGGCCACCCTAAGGAAGATCCTCACCATGAATAACCTAAGGAAGCGGCGTGTCATTattgttgtatgtgtaagaggtGTGGATAGTCTGTGAATCATCTTTTTCTCCACTATGAGATTGCTAGTGCCTTATGGAGTTCTATCCTTAGTCGTGTTGGGCTAACCCAGGTTATGCCTAGGAATGATTGACCTTTTCGCTTGTTTGAGAGGGTTGAGTGGCAGTCCTCAGAGTGCAATAGTATAGAAGATGGTATTGTCCTACCTTTCGTGGTATATTTGGAGGGAAATAAATTATACAAGTTTTGAAGACAGCGAAAAGACGATGGTGAATCTaaagtctttctttttcaatactTTTTACCATTGGGCAGTTACtttagactttcttaattttcttAGGTTTcatgatttttctctttctaactaagtatttctcttatatacttcataTATACCTAAGTCGTGCTTTTGCGCTTTTTAATCAAATTTCgattactttaaataaataaataaagaatgaaataaggaaaaaaagtgGGCGAAAGGGTTTGAGGGCAAAGGTAATGCCATTGAGATCAACAAGATCTGAGTAAACTTCGGGCCCACCAGCAAGGATTTTGAGCTTCTAGAGCTCCTCCTCATGGGTTCAAGCTTAGGGTCGACAAAGGATTCACCTCAAAGAGGCCAGGTCGATTGGCTTACTTGAGGTTAGATTCAAAGGCAAAAATTAAGGCCCCAACACAAGCTGCTCCACATGATGGGCCCATGCGGGTAGTGAAACTTGAAAACCTAACCTAGCCAACCAACTAATAGCACTCAGTTAAGCTTGACTCAATTTCTAAGGTTGATCGGTTTGGTTTTAATTTTACCCATCAACACCATTGGTTCGAGCATTGGAATCCAGTGAAAACCGATCCAAGGGTTTGGTGCTCACCCCAAGTTAAAGGGTTCAAAGATTCCTGCAACTAAACATAATTGCCAATTTATACTATATACTGTTAATGACTAATAGCAATAATTAAAACATTAAGATTTGTTTTCATGAGTTGAACAAATGACAACTTCTATCAAACAAATATCTTCATTTCTTATCTCAAAAATAAGCTGTTGATAACTGtagaaaaaagttattaaaaaaaaacactaaacaaGATGCACACTTGAGCCCAAATCTTTTCCAAGTATAGGCACAAATAGAGGAAAGTAAATACCTGGTTGTAATTTACAAGAGGCTCCTCAAAACTTGGAGCCGAAGGGGTAATGAACTTAGGGCATGCATATGAGAAGAGCTCATCATAAATAGCAAATGCCTCATCATCATATCTTTGCATTCTGATCATCTTTTCACCATACTTCTCCCTCAGCTGAGAGTTCACAGTTTCCTCAACAAGTTTTACTTGGGGACAAAGTGAAAGGCAAATTGCCAGCAAGGCATACATCTGCTCATTCTTCTTCAGTATCTGCTCATACTGTGGAGACTTTTGATGATATTGCTTGGTCTTGTAAATGTACAAAAGAATCTTATTGAATTCACGAATCGCCTCCACATACCTTCAAGAAAAGTAACAATAGGTGTTGAGCTCAATATGCagataaagagagaaaaatcttAGGAATCTTTTTTTAGTGGTAACACATACACCCAATAGGTCTTAAACCCACAACCTTACcctctattattattatgaagGGAGAAAATGCTATTTGAACTAGATCTCATTGtccaggggaaaaaaaatcatatagaGATATTACATGCAAATTTACATATTTACAAAGGCACGAACAAGAGCATTTTAACTgaaagtaactttattttatttgtgtGCTTTCTGTCTATAACTGATAATCATTCCActcttttttcctccttttcattgTTGGTGGGTGTTTTGAAAAAAGGGGGGGGTTGATGAGCTTTATATTAAAGTTTCAAATTCTAAAATAATAGGGCAACAATTTATCAAGAGCCTCTAGGAAACCATTAAGAGACAAGTGAACCAATGCATTCGGCAATTGATCACATTTGCCAAGTAAAGCTCAGATTCCTTTGAAAAATTTCCTGCAAACCACACTTCCCAATAAACAACTTTAAATCTTCTCATAATCCTAATCCATTTCTTATTGATAAAAAACAGCCGTCACTTCTCTGCGAGATCCGTTACTTGGGCTCACTTCCGGTCGGCCATGGCTCCCCCGGTGTAGTCTCAGCGGTCTCCCTCACCATCTCAACCATCCAGCTCTTCAATCTAGGTAGAGATGGAGCGTTGCTTCACTGTGGAAGCTAAAGGCTTCTCCTTTTTGGAGAAGGCAGAAGCAGCTGAACTTCGCCTAGAGGAGAGGAAGAAGGGGTTCTGTGGGTTCATCTTTTTGGGTCTCCAAGGAGCAGCTTGGTTGATGGCCACCATTGAGGAGGCATTGACAGCCCCAGTGAAGAAGGATTTCGTCAAGTATTTTCAGGAGGATGTGAAAGCCTTGATAGTCCGAGGGGGTGGTAACAAGGCCGGCCGCTACCTCAAGGTGGTAGCCTACGCTGAGGGTGGTCGAAAAGGGCCAATTGGCTCCCGGAAGGCCGTGAAGGTTGGGGTTGGTCTTAGGTTGTGGGTGAGTTATGGCAGATGCTAGCTTTCCTCGAAGCAAAGGAGTGGCCTCTAGTTTCTAAGGTGCCTGTTTCGGAGGGGAAACAGAAGGGGGGTCTTCTATCCGGTCGCTCCTACGCGGCAGTACAACACTTAGTGGACAAAGTTGATGAGAAGACGGCGCGGTCGAAGCCGGTGTTCATGACTCCTCTCGATTTGCTTCCATCAGTGTTGGCATACGGCGGTGAAAAGGTACGAACGGCGGTGAACTGCTACGAGCTTGATATCTCTGGGTCGTCGGTGGTGCTTACCAGTGTTGCAGCGAAGAAGACGATAGAGATAGAGACGAAGGGCAGTTCCGTCATTTACTGGTTGAAGGTGTTTCTAGAGCTTTCTCGATTAGTGATGGATCGGGTCAGAGGATGTCTCGGCCGGTTAGTTGGGTTGGGTTCTAAGTTCAATGGGTTCAAGCCTAAGAATATCAGTAAGAAACCCATTATCCATCTTAAACCAGTTTGCAAGTCTTTGGGTCAAGGCTTTAAGGTTTTTTTCAGATCTTCCCTTCAACTCAAAAGTCTCTGTGGGTGGACCTTCGGTGGCATGAACTCATGGAGCTTCCGATGAGATTTCTTCACTTGTGATCCTAACAGAGGAAGGTTTTGAGTCTATCCCGGTAGATGGCTCGGTGTTGGGGTTGCCAAAGGTTGGGACTAAGATGTTCTCGAAGGACCACCGGTTGGGTAACGACGTTTAGGTTTCCACTGATCAGGATAGGCTTGTCCCTGTGAGTTCCGGTCCTCCTTTGACATCTCTGCTTAAGCAAGAATCAGCTACAGTGTCTTTGGAAGCTTCTCTCAAGTCTAAGGGGTCTGCTCCAGCTTCAGTTGACCTTTTCCCCGGTGGTTCTTCCTCATGGGTTGCTGAGTTGGAGAGAGGAGGCTTCATCTTTCTTGTCCAATGGCATCGACCTCAAAGCTGTTCCAGAAGTATTATAGGAAGTCTAGGGAAGGTCGAGTTGCTCAAATGGATGAGCATTTATTTTCCGATTCCGTTGCAGCAATGAGATTAGATTTTGCCGATGGGATTCCTTTTCCTCTCTCGAGTGCCACTCCTGAGTCAAAGCTTCCTTTGGAGTCTAAGCTAGTGCAAAGCTCTCGGGTGCCACCCCTTGTTGACGAGGTAGCTTCTGTAAAGGATGTCATTAAGCGAACTCCTCCAGCGAGGGGTTTCTTACGGAGGGGTTTTCTCAACTCGAGTCCGACAAAGAAGTTTCGCCTAAAGTACCGGTCGTGTCGCCATCGACCCTAGTTGTTAAGGAAGATGAGGTGGTAGAGACTCCCTCTCATTTGGGTCGTTGCATCTCTCCATCAGCTGAAAAGGGTGAGGTCCTTAGGGTGAACTGTCTGGTCGAGTCTCAGACGTGGCCGGTTGGTTTTAGTCCATCTAAAGAGGTTGTTGTGTGGGATCAGGGCAAGGTctgggatggggaggatggtGTTTCTCCTTCCCCTTTGGGTGTTTATCCGCTCGATGAAAAGGAAAAGGCTCCGCTTTTGGCTATCTTGGATGCCAGCGTTAACGAAGAGGATTTTCATCGGGAATCTACGGTTGCACGTCAAAAGACTAAAGGGAGGAGGGAgaagttgaatttgaaaagctccatcaattatggtgatgATTATGCAACCTCCTGGTGtcggaaaggcaaggctcacatgaTGTAGTGTTGAGTGCCTCGTGGGTCTTAGgtcttttatgtttttgagtttttagtGTCTTGCGTGTTTGTTAGgtcactttctttttgggctaGTTTGGTTGCTCCCTTGTATACtattgtgtacttaggggcacctttacacttttttaataaaatttattacttataaaaaaaaaatcctaattctcTTATTCACCATAAAATTATGGCTCCCATCAAATCAAATCTTGCAGGTATTTGCACTAAAACATAAAACAGCTCCACAAATGATATACAAAACAAAGGGGTGTCCCTCGAGACCTCAAGAGCAAATGCTTCCAACTTCTCTTGCATCCTAATTTATTAAACCCCAGCCCTTCCTCTGCTCTTATATAGGCTAGCAAGTAGGTCACGATGTTCCAGTTGAGGCAAGAACTACAACCTAGGTTTTTTTTTGTCCCAATATAACCACCTAGAAAATCATTCCTTGTCTGCAAGTAGTGTTTCCAACCTCAGAATTTTGATTTCAAGATCATAAGCAATCACAATTTCCCATAAGacaaaattattctttttttttttacatgcttGCCGCTCTAAACTGTCTGCAATGCATACATTCCAAATCATGTAAGGATCAATACTGCTGAATCTGGGAAATAGGGCTAACATCCACAACTTATGTTATCAAgcttaaaagaaactaaaacgACACTAATGGGAAtagaaaatttaatttgaaaaattaataaagaaacaaTAGAAGTACAATGGCAAAGCTAAAAAACGGATAATGAAACagaacattattaaaaaaagaaagttttacATCGTTAGACAAGAAACAACAGCAGACCCAAAAGACATTAAAATAGTCATAGATGCAAAGACAAAACAGCAAAAGACTTAATGGAGAAGGCAATAAGTTCACGTACCTCCGCAACATAAGATTGGCAAACCCATAATGATATATGGTGGTAATGTGACTTCCGATTACACTCGTGTAAACACCTTGTTGACTAATGTCAATGGGAAGTAAGCACTTTAAACCAGTATGATAATCACCCAAAAGGCAATGAACTCGCAGCAATCCCACCATGCTGAAATACCCCAACACCTTCAAAACATTACTCCCACCACTGTAATCATACCCATCCGTCGCAGTAAACTGTTCCAGACCTTCCTTCTCCTGCTCAAGAATCTGAATGATCATGGACCTCTCCACAAGCGCTTGCAAGTAGTTCAGTACACCATACACATTCCAGGCCTGTAATAGAAACAATCACTCTAATTTCAGCCCCTAATGTTAAGGTGGGGGGGGAAAAGAAATCATAATGGAACATAAAGAAGCACGCATATATGACCATGAGATGTGTTTTTATTGGCAACAAAAGTTTAGGCTCTAATAGCCTGCTGTTTTCGTTCCAATTGATTCACCAATATTCAAAAGATGCCTTCAATTGGGTTTGCATTCCTATAACCTATTATTCTCAGAGCATAGTTACAAACCTGGTCAAACTGCTTGAGAAGCGCAATCTCCTGCTCGGTCTTGTTCTTCATCTTAGCCCTGTATTGGCAAAAGCTCTGAAACTGGTAGACAAACTCATCAACCATGTCCCAGAGCCACTGGTTGGGCAGCTGCATGTTAACGACCCCGTGAAGCACGACCTGGAAGAGGCTGCAGTAGTTGTCCCAGGAGTCGATCCTCTGCTTGAGCGTGGGAGAGAGCCTGGCGTACAAGTGGCGGAACCACATCTCACGGTAGAGCAGGCAGAAGACGTGGTCGTTGTCGACGTAGTGGGCCACGGCGTCCACGGATGGCCAGGGCGTGTCCTTGAAGAGCCGCTCCGACAGCGTCTGGAACGACGTCTCGTACATCTGGTGGATCTCGTACACGTTCTTCTCCCGGATGTGCCTGTACAGGTGCACCACAAAAGACTTTACCGAGTCCGGCACGAAGTTCGGGTCGTATCCGAGCACCGAGTCTTGGGCTTGGGATTGGGATGACGGTGGGGCCGCCGAGTTGGCCGGTGCGTCGTCGTAGTCGTAGTTCGCCATTGCTTGCTACAACGGCTATGACCTAGCGATATGGCACCGatggcgagagagagagaggagacgAAGAAGAGAGGAGATAGTGAAGCTAGGGTTTACCGCGGGAGAAACGGATCAATCTGTTATTGGGTTCTGGAATTTGGACTCTGTTGTTGAGCCTTTAAATGCCCAATGCCTTACGGCCTCATAACACAAGTTTGATCCAGTAAACCCGTTTATCCCATATTTCCATGTCTTAGGGTATGTTTGGGTAACACCAAAATTtggattatattttattatatttcaataacatgtttgggttttttttagggttaaatatctgCTCACCCCATGTGGTttgcaactttattttttatcccttaagttttaatttttatcatagATGGTACATGTGGTATGGTAAAATATGGAAATGGTACCTCTCTCTATTTAAAACTTACGGAAATCTACGTTGGCGCTACGTGGCACCATTCAAAATGCAACATATGgccacacaattttttttttaaaaaaaatttaaggcttttattaaaaaaaaaaaaaaatgtaggggtGGCTCTTGTGGGTGGTTCGGACACCCCCAATGGTCAAACgggaaagacaaaaaaaaaaaaattaaaaaaaaaattaaaaaaataaataaataaatttgccTTGAGGCTGGCTCAAAGGCCacgggagtggttcggccaccctcagaCCAGCCCGAACCTCtcccaggccaaatgggggttgccagtagggctggcaaaacgagtcacccgacacgacccgtttagcctaAATACGAACATGACCCATTTATGTTAACAGGTCGGGACTCTAaacacgacacgaacacgataatttcacgggtcacccgacacgacccgtgaaacccgtttaacataatgaGTCGAATCGGGTCGACACAACCCGTTTAGattaaaagtgatttttaaaaaaaataaaaaaataataataatattttcccTACAACTCTgtattagtattttggccttattctgtgtttggacaaaatcacttatgtgtaatgatgcggttaatagggattccacttttagagtgatgtcagaagattctgcctgcaagtcagaagaatttcaagttctctttcagccgtccggacgatgtgtcatcccgttcggacgcccatctgtctactgttccatccgtctgaacgacgtgtcattccgtccggacatcagacagacaagcatcatctgtccggacgatgtgttttctccgtctggacacctacatcgtatcgagaagcttctgtgcaaacttgctccgtccggacgttttagcaacatgtccggacgcctatcagttctcgaaaggttcactgattctttccaagttcaagaaagggaagatcaatcaaccgttcggacaatgtggtatcccgtccagacgcgtatctccgtaaggcaagaatcgcagttcaaaatgaaccgtccggacatctgatagttgtggtccggacgctggtgcatcgtatatggtaactgccgattcgacttcaaccgtccggacgtctccctctcatggtccggacgcacgcacatcagatatggaaattgggtgttgaagtttagccatccggacgctcctcTCCCAAGGTCCGaacgcacgcgcatcagatatggaaattgcgtgttgaagtttagtcgtccggacgctcctgccccatggtccggacgcgctaagcctattatggaaattacttgcagcggacgtgcgtccgtccagacgatgttcttatataggaaagatttcttcgcgaaaatttcgaaaaatcctgtcgcacagttgtccgtccggacggccatggtccaccgtccggacggctcccatgcatattttgcctgacgcccattctgacccccagcctataaataggggcccttgggcacttagagctgcaagaattcggtgtgaattctactagagctcagagacgtgatatctcctctgaagccgtttttcaagtgtgctgtgctgtaaaccgaagtctatcttagaagtcggctctaaggtaaggagttccattgaagaccccttcaggtaggtgaacctggttgggaagcgttcgtgttgggttacacgtcagagatcaaggtacgaccactgcatcagtacatgtgagtgttactgtcttgtatctagctttgtcttctgaatagtggaattcctgggtttggctgccccggagtggtttttctcttaattgagtttccacttcgttaacaaaaatctttgtgtcatttactttctgttgtactttaatttttattgacacttgttgcacacactttacttttagaagtcaattcaatttttcactcTGGAAACTCAAATTTCTACTACTAATCCGTCATTCCTCCAAGACTAAAAAACGAAGATTGGATGACTTGTGCCTCAATTCAATTGGGAGTCTTGGGACCCCAACAGCTCAAGTACATGACCGTCCTCAAAGACTCCTCTGACCGCCTCAGTTTCTCCTCTCTTGCTTTGCTCATAACCATTGCAGAAGTTGAAGGAGAAAGGCTCTTGGCCTAAGACATGGACCTGAGATGGTTCTTGGCATtttgctgcgctgatctgatGACATGATTCCACCTGCAGATCCCCAACTGGTCTTTCATGGCCTCCACAACTCCAACACTGGCTGCCACAAAGGCTCTACTTGTTTGACTCATCTTCTATATACTCTTCACAACTCGCTTCTTAATTTGCTCTTCAACTTGAAAACAATGAATTCAACAAATTAACCTTGTGTGACTAACAAAACTGATGATCCAATAAGGATATATGTGCTTGATGATGAAGCAAATGATAGAGGGGATGTCCCTTATATATAGATTAGGAGAGCCATGGGAGGTTTGTGTAGCAAAACCGCGGGCGGCAGCTGAAGGAAAAAATGAACTTTTGggaaaaagttagggttttgatttttgaact
Coding sequences within:
- the LOC133870822 gene encoding uncharacterized protein LOC133870822; the protein is MANYDYDDAPANSAAPPSSQSQAQDSVLGYDPNFVPDSVKSFVVHLYRHIREKNVYEIHQMYETSFQTLSERLFKDTPWPSVDAVAHYVDNDHVFCLLYREMWFRHLYARLSPTLKQRIDSWDNYCSLFQVVLHGVVNMQLPNQWLWDMVDEFVYQFQSFCQYRAKMKNKTEQEIALLKQFDQAWNVYGVLNYLQALVERSMIIQILEQEKEGLEQFTATDGYDYSGGSNVLKVLGYFSMVGLLRVHCLLGDYHTGLKCLLPIDISQQGVYTSVIGSHITTIYHYGFANLMLRRYVEAIREFNKILLYIYKTKQYHQKSPQYEQILKKNEQMYALLAICLSLCPQVKLVEETVNSQLREKYGEKMIRMQRYDDEAFAIYDELFSYACPKFITPSAPSFEEPLVNYNQDAYRLQLKLFLYEVKQQQLLSGVRTFLKVYSTISLGKLANYMEVDEPTLRTILMTYKHKTHAVDGDGKIVSNADVDFYLDDDMIHVVESKPAKRYGDYFLRQIVKLEGVINDLDRIKLD